Part of the Paenibacillus terrae HPL-003 genome is shown below.
AAAAGGAACGTATGTTCTGTATAATCTAGTTTAGCACATTGTATAATCCTGAACTAACGGAGATGCGGACATGGACAATAAATTTATTGAGGAACTGCGCGAAATCAGCAGAAATGACAAGCGGAGATCTGAATTTCTCATCAAGGGTATGAAGGAAACACTTCAGGAAAGAAAAGAAAAAAACTTTATTGAAAGATGGATTTGGCGTCAAAAGAATAAGAAGCGTATAGCGCGGAAGTTCAAATCCTGATAGATTCAACAAGCTTTCCTCACTAACTGTTTGCAGCCTGCACCACTTGGAGTAACATTCACATCATTACATAGAGAGCAACCGCAAACAACTTCTGAGGAGGATATGAATGGACCTTCCACTTTCTTTTTAAATATTGGAAGTCAGGACATAAAGGATTTGCAAGAAAGACTGCAACGAACCTGTTGGCCGGGACCAGACGACAAATGCTCTGTTCCTCATGGCGTAGCTTTAACGACTCAAGCTCACGAGCGTCCACCCATAGAGTACGTAGAACGACTTTTCCCCAATGTTATTCACTGGACCGATCTTCAAAAAGGCGGACATTTTGTGCCGCTAAGTCAAAGAGGCCTCCAAACCACCTTCATGGTCGGGGACCCCTCTTTTCTACTTACCTATAAACCTTATTCCGTAACACTCGCTTGCGTTTGAACTGAGGATCTTCGTGATAGTAAATACACAGCTACAATGGCGATAGCGACCCCTGCTGCTCCAAACCAGGTGATGGAAGCCAGCGAAACCTGACCTACAACCACGCCACCAATTCCGGCTCCAGCTGCCATTGCAAGCTGCATCGTAGACTGATTGAGGCTCAGCATCACTCCAGAAGACTCTGGTACGAGAGTAACCAGATTATATTGTTGAGTTGGTCCGGATGTCCAGGCTGCAAACGACCAAAGGATCAGTAAAACGAATACTGCGATTAGGGAGTGGGCTGCAAAAGGAAGTAAGAGCAACGAAATAATATGCAGCACCATACCTCCGAATAACGTAAAAGGAATGCCCTTTTTATCTGCACTGTATCCACCGATTTTCGACCCGATCAGACTGGCAATCCCAAAGGCGAGTAATACGATGCTCAGCATATCCTCTCCTACACCTAATACATCCAGCAAGTATGGTGAGATATAGGTATATGCAAGTGAATAACCTCCAAGCCAAAAGAAAGTAATGCCTAATCCCAAAGCGACTTCGGGCTTTTTTAGAAGAGCAAACTGTTGCAGTAAGGGAACGGTTTTATCTCCATTTATACGGGGAATCGTCATAGCGATAACAATCAGGGCGATAATCCCTGCCAAAGCGATGCCGAGAAATACGGTTTTCCATCCATATGCGGAAGATATCATTCTACCAAGCGGAATACCGATAATTAGCGAGGCTGTAAAACCCATGGTGACCGTAGCAATGGAGCTGGCCTGCTTGCCGGCTGGTGCAATTTTCGCTGCAATGCTCAGTGCCGTAACCACGACCATCCCCGCCCCGAGTGCCATGAGAATACGTACGGCAATAAACATGCCAAAACCCGGCAGAACAAAGGAGAGCAGATTGGCAGCTGCAAATAATCCGAGGGAATATAGGAGCAGTTTACGTCTGTCCATTTTAGCGGTTACTGCCATCAGAATCGGCGTGCCAATTGCGTAGGCAAGGGAGAATACTGTGATTAACTGACCTGCGGCGGCCACTGTAATTCCCATCGTAGTTGCAATTTGATCCAGAATTCCCGAGATAATATATTCAGATGTTCCTACCAAAAAACTGATAATTGCCAAAATGTATACTTTCCTCGTGCTCTGCATTTTATATAACGCCTCTTTTCTATTATATTTTTATATTTTTACAAGTATCAAAATTAAGACTAAAAAAAATTATGTCATCAGGTATGGGGCATATTTTTGGGCTACTTCAATATCCAGGCTGTAATAAATAAAGGTTCCCTCTTTACGGAACGTCAGCAGCCCGGATTCTGCCATTTGCTTCAGGTGATGCGATAGCGTTGAAATTGCAACACTGTTCAGCTTCTCACCCAGAACGGAGCAGCACTGGTCACTTTCCTCTTTCAGCAAAAATGCTATTTTGAGACGAGTCGGTTCTCCAAGCGCTTTATATATTTTTACAGCTTGCTGCATGTCTGTAGCATCTTTCACCCTGTTCAGCCCCCTTCTGCTTCTAGTCTTAATTTCGATGTTTGTCGAAACAAAATTATCATAAACGTTTACAAAAGTAAACCACTTATTTTTAAAACCCTACTTTTTTCACACTCCGCTGCCGTAAATACGCCCTTTCTGATCTCACCATAAAATAATCCCCCATCCACAAGGGATGGAGGATAAGTCACACAGAAGGCCCATGCTAGCACAAATTCTCACAGTATAATTTAGCTTCCTTGAACATGTTTCAATGTATTTTTAATGCCCTCGTTATCGAGCATTCCAAGGCGTTAATTCGGGCTTGCCGTGGGTCTTACAATAATTTCGTTCACATCCACGTCCGCAGGCTGCTCCATGGCATACAGAATGGAACGGGCAATCGCGTCCGAGGAAATCGAAATACGACGATACTCTTGCATTCCCTGCCGTGCCTCTTCATCTGAAATACTGTCGGCAAGCTCGGATTCGGTTACTCCCGGGGATACCAGCGTCACACGGATATCGCCGCCAACCTCCAAGCGCAATCCTTCAGAAATCGCCCGGACAGCATACTTCGTAGCGCAATACACCGATGCAGTCGGAGTTACGCTGTACGCGCCAATGGAAGCGATATTAATAAACTGACCAAACCCTTGCTTCCGCATGATGGGAAGCCCTGCCGCAATCCCATACAGAACACCTCGTATATTCACATCAATCATGCGATCCCATTCCTCTACCTTGAGGGCTTCCAATTTCGAAAGAGGCATCACTCCCGCATTGTTCACAATCACATCCACACGTCCAAATTGTTTTTCCGCATACCCGATGAACCCCTCCATCTGATCTCTCTTGGTAACATCCAGCTGCTGATAATCGGCCGATCCGCCTTTTGAACGAATCTCAGTGGTAAGCGCCTCCAGTCGCTCTGTGCGTCTAGCCCCTAATACCACGTGAGCCCCATGGTGAGCAAGTAAACTCGCAGCAGCTTCACCAATTCCACTACTTGCCCCCGTAATAGCTACGACTTTCCCTTTTATATTCGACATACTTGTTCCTCCTCTAGTTTAGAAAATCACTGAAAGCGCATATAGCAGATTACTTTTGTGCTTCCCTGTAAAAAACCATCCCTGCATGATACAGAATTCCATCCTTAAACTCGCCATCTGCCGTAAATCCGGTATCGTCCACATACTCGATATGTTCACCTTCCACGACATAGCTGCCTGTGTAGGCGCTTTGCCTATGATCACGCGCCTCATCATAGCGCCCATTAGACAGAAGTTCCTGACGGATACGTCCATCTTGGGTAACCCACATACCGACATAGGGATGCTGCGATGCGTGTGAGCCTTTCTCCACTTTGTTCCTCTCCATGGCTGTATCCACTCCTTTGTGATTGCCTAATCATCTTCATTCACTTCACCATCCGACTGGCTGAATGATGTTCTTTCAAACATCGCCATGGTCAGTGAACACGGTAAGTGTGCTGTTCTTCCTGTTCTTCTGCTCATTTGGCGTTGTTTCTGTACCCTTATTATGAGACGAACGTTCACTGATCTGGTAGAAGATTCATCTCAAATGATTGCCTAATCCTCCAAACACCCTTAATATGAAAATGAAGTGCAATATCGAGAAGCAGAGCATCTTAATATGTAAGTATCTACTGTAGATCGATGGTGCGCTGCATATTAAAGGAGGGATGTATCGTAATGGAAGCAAACAACACAGAGGATTCAACCATGGAAAAACAAGCTGAATTGACAAGGCTCATAGAGCAATTTTCCAATCAGGACGGAGTCCAGTCTACAGCCATACCTTCGCTGCACTTCGTCCGAAGTTCAGTTACAACCGTGCCGATTTATCAAGTCCATAAACCAGCCTTATGTATTGTGGCGCAGGGCAGAAAAGTCGTAATGCTCGCAGAGGAAAGTTACCATTACGGCACATCCGACTACCTTGTCGTTTCGGTGGATTTACCAATTTCAGGGCAGGTCATACAAGCGTCAGCAAAAGCTCCTTACTTGTGTCTACGGCTCGATTTTGATCCGCATCAGGTTTTGGACCTCATCAAAGAGTCTAATTTTTCAACAAGTCCTGTTGGTGATTCCAGACGAGGCTTATATGTCAGCCAAACCAACCTTACTTTGCTGGATGCCGTGGTAAGACTTGTCCGGCTTTTAGAAAAACCGCAGGATGTTCCAGTGCTTGCCCCATTAGTCATTCGCGAGATACTGTACAGGATTTTACAGGGAAACCAGGGAGAGTCCTTAAAACAGCTGGTCATGACCGGCAGCCATTCAAACCGGATTGCAGAAGTCATCCAACGGATTAAGCAGGATTATGATAACCCTTTGCGAATTGAGGAATTGGCCAAACTGGCTAATATGAGTGCTTCGTCGCTGCATCGTCATTTTAAAGAGGTTACTGCCATGAGCCCACTGCAATATCAAAAACAATTACGTCTGCAAGAAGCCCGCCACCTGTTGTTATCCGAATCAGTAGATGCAGCAGATGTCGGTTTTCAGGTAGGCTACGAAAGTCCATCACAATTCAGTCGCGAGTACGCCCGATTGTTCGGCCTGCCTCCGATCAGTGATATTAAGCGACTGCGCATGGATCAGGACCAGCCAACAATTTGAACAAGTATGAGAGAAATCAATGATCCAACTAGCGGTTATCAACAATAGCGGGATGTAAAAACAGCATAAAAAGGCCGCCCCTCTGATCGAGAAGCAGACCCTACTTTTATATTCTTCTGTGCACGTGGTAACTACAACTACTCATTCAAGCATTAATACGGATCATCCAGCTTTACAAACAAAGCCCGAATGACCTCCTTCTCCGCCGCAGTAAGTTGTTGCCCTGCCTGCCATTGTCGAATTTCCTTCTTTACTGCACTCGTTTCCCTGTAACTGAGAGCATACGCGATGCTCCCAATGCCACGTGCGCGGTTTGATTTGTCCGTATTTGCCAATGCTTCGGTCATCGCAGTCTTATCCCTTGTGAACAGCTCTCCCATAATAGCAGCATAGCTTTCACCTAATGTCCCGTCCAAGCTGTCAGAAGCCCGGATCAAATGTGGAAAGCTTTCCGATGGAATAAAAGCACGTTGCTTATACAGATATTCGATGACTTCCAAGCTTTGATGTCCGCTAATCTTGTTCAACGTTCCCCAGTTCATATCCGCCACATGATCTACAATATGATGCACTTTTGCTTCATCATCGAGAGATTGGTCCTTGTAAAAGGACAGTACCCACTCTTCTTGGCTTTGCCAGGTCTGCTGCGTTTTGGCTACATTCTGGGTTGGCTTCCCGGCACTCGTGCCAGACAACGGTGCAGCATCAGCATGCTCCCCTACCGTGTTGGATGTACACCCTACGGTTGCGGCTAGCAGCAGTGCAGTACAAGCTACATAAACGGACACAGTACTTCGTGACATGACCAAACCTCCCGTTTTCAGAAAAAACTAAAATTCCCTCTGCTCAGTCACGTCCAACCGTAGGCTTGCGAATCACAGACACGCTCGATTCCCTGACGATCAGACGAGGCTCGAATTGCACACGCTCGTAATCGCCCGGTGTCTGTTCCTGAATCCGCTTGAGCAGCAGCTCCGCTGCCAATCGTGCCACCTCTTCTCCCATAATGGAAACAGAGCTGATCTGCGGCGTTGTTACCGTAGCCCATAAATTGTTATCAATGCCAACCACAGCAACCTCTTCCGGCACCTTTACACCCAAATCCTTAAATCGATTCACGATTCCTATCGCTACCATATCATTAACCGCATAAATGGCATCCGGCATGTGTTTCAAGCTGTAAAAATAATCGGCTGCCCGCAGCCCTGTCTCAAAAGAGAAATCATCGCCAAAATAAACAAGTGAAGGGTCCACATGCTGGAGAGATTGCTCATAAGCGAAGTACCTTTCCTCGATTTTATCCTTCGCAGCACCTGCGTAAGCAATTCTCGTTCTCCCGATTTTAAGCAAATGCTCCATCACAAGCCGTCCCTCTTGTCGGGCCAAACTGACGATATCGGCTTTGACGTCTTCGCCCAGCTTTTTGCCATAGTTAATGATGGACACCGGAACGCTGGCTTTGTTGATCAGATCCACCAGCATTTTGGGATACGCCAGCGGCATAATAATTAGCCCGTCCACATGCAGCTTCTTGACCTCCCGTACCGTTTCAAGCTCCATTCTCGCGTTCCCGGCAGTATTAATTTGAACGACACGGTAACCATGCTGCTTGGCGGCCTGCTCCACAGACCAAGCTATTTCGGGAATAATCGCATTACGAATATCTGGCACGGCCAGCGCAATTTGGAATGTCTGACGAACCTTCAGACTCTGAGCCGAGGTGTTGGGCGTAAAGCCCATTTCTTCAATCACTTGCAAAATCAATGCTTTCGTTCTCGGGCTGATGCCCTCGCTATCGTTAATTGCCCTGGAAACAGTCGCAATACCGACCCCTGCTCGCTTGGCTACATCCTCTATGGTTACTTTTTTTTGATCTGGCACGCCCAAAATCCTTTCACGGTCGGAATCGTTTTCTGACTTTCAAAAATAAAGTCTCTATATTGATATTATACCATAGAATGAGTATCTAAAAATTGGACTAGTTTTCTCCTCATCGCTGCTTGACTACAAAAAATTTTAAAATCTCTTTATTCAAAGCGATAGGCCCAAATATAGCACTGTAGTAACAAGTGATTATATTCACACAAAAATCAAGTGCTTTTTGCATGAATTTGGTTTGACAATGTGTAAAAATTGTGACATATTATTTTCGGAAACGTTTCCTAATTCATTCGCTTTTATAGCAATAAATGATCATATATTCGTCAAGGAGATGACAGACATGCAAGCATTGAGATGGCATGGAGTAAAAGATTTACGTTTGGAAAACATTGAGCAACCCGCTGCTCTGGCAGGAAAAGTAAAAATCAAAGTAGAATGGTGCGGCATTTGCGGAAGTGATCTTCATGAATATGTAGCAGGACCTATTTTCATTCCCCAAGATGCTCCTCATCCTTTGACTGGAGAAAAAGCGCCGATCGTCATGGGACATGAATTCTCTGGACAAGTAGTCGAAATCGGTGAAGGTGTAACCAAAATTCAGGTTGGCGACCGTGTTGTCGTAGAACCGATTTTTGCGTGTGGAGAATGTGCTGCATGTAAACAAGGCAGCTATAATCTTTGCGATAAAATGGGCTTCCTCGGTCTGGCAGGCGGCGGCGGTGGATTTTCTGAATATGTCGCAGCTGATGAGCATATGGTACACAAAATTCCGGAAAGCGTATCTTTCGAGCAAGGCGCTTTGGTAGAGCCTTCGGCCGTTGCTTTGTATGCTGTTCGTCAAAGCCAGCTGAAAGTCGGCGACAAAGCCGTAGTATTTGGCGCTGGTCCTATCGGATTGCTGGTTATTGAAGCTTTGAAAGCTTCGGGCGCATCTGAGATTTATGCAGTAGAACTTTCCGAGGAACGTAAAGCTAAAGCTGAAGAGCTGGGTGCTATCGTGATTGATCCTAAGACAGTTGATGTTGTGCAAGAGCTGCACAAACGGACTAACGGCGGCGTAGATGTAGCCTATGAAGTCACTGGAGTACCTCCTGTGCTGACTCAAGCTATTGAATCTACTAAAATCAGCGGACAAATCATGATCGTCAGCATTTTTGAAAAAGAAGCTCCGATCAAACCGAACAATATTGTCATGAAGGAACGCAATCTGACTGGCATTATCGGCTACCGTGATGTATTCCCGGCTGTAATCAGCTTGATGGAAAAAGGATATTTCCCTGCTGACAAGCTCGTTACCAAACGTATTAAGCTCGAAGAAGTGATTGAGCAAGGTTTTGAAGGTCTGCTGAAAGAAAAAAATCAGGTTAAAATCCTGGTATCTCCAAAAGCCTAATTTAGAATGAAAAATCAGATGTCTGCCATAAGCAGGCATCTTTTATTATAAAACTGGGCAGACAAG
Proteins encoded:
- a CDS encoding LacI family DNA-binding transcriptional regulator gives rise to the protein MPDQKKVTIEDVAKRAGVGIATVSRAINDSEGISPRTKALILQVIEEMGFTPNTSAQSLKVRQTFQIALAVPDIRNAIIPEIAWSVEQAAKQHGYRVVQINTAGNARMELETVREVKKLHVDGLIIMPLAYPKMLVDLINKASVPVSIINYGKKLGEDVKADIVSLARQEGRLVMEHLLKIGRTRIAYAGAAKDKIEERYFAYEQSLQHVDPSLVYFGDDFSFETGLRAADYFYSLKHMPDAIYAVNDMVAIGIVNRFKDLGVKVPEEVAVVGIDNNLWATVTTPQISSVSIMGEEVARLAAELLLKRIQEQTPGDYERVQFEPRLIVRESSVSVIRKPTVGRD
- a CDS encoding MFS transporter codes for the protein MQSTRKVYILAIISFLVGTSEYIISGILDQIATTMGITVAAAGQLITVFSLAYAIGTPILMAVTAKMDRRKLLLYSLGLFAAANLLSFVLPGFGMFIAVRILMALGAGMVVVTALSIAAKIAPAGKQASSIATVTMGFTASLIIGIPLGRMISSAYGWKTVFLGIALAGIIALIVIAMTIPRINGDKTVPLLQQFALLKKPEVALGLGITFFWLGGYSLAYTYISPYLLDVLGVGEDMLSIVLLAFGIASLIGSKIGGYSADKKGIPFTLFGGMVLHIISLLLLPFAAHSLIAVFVLLILWSFAAWTSGPTQQYNLVTLVPESSGVMLSLNQSTMQLAMAAGAGIGGVVVGQVSLASITWFGAAGVAIAIVAVYLLSRRSSVQTQASVTE
- a CDS encoding Atu4866 domain-containing protein, encoding MERNKVEKGSHASQHPYVGMWVTQDGRIRQELLSNGRYDEARDHRQSAYTGSYVVEGEHIEYVDDTGFTADGEFKDGILYHAGMVFYREAQK
- a CDS encoding SDR family oxidoreductase, which codes for MSNIKGKVVAITGASSGIGEAAASLLAHHGAHVVLGARRTERLEALTTEIRSKGGSADYQQLDVTKRDQMEGFIGYAEKQFGRVDVIVNNAGVMPLSKLEALKVEEWDRMIDVNIRGVLYGIAAGLPIMRKQGFGQFINIASIGAYSVTPTASVYCATKYAVRAISEGLRLEVGGDIRVTLVSPGVTESELADSISDEEARQGMQEYRRISISSDAIARSILYAMEQPADVDVNEIIVRPTASPN
- a CDS encoding 2,3-butanediol dehydrogenase, which produces MQALRWHGVKDLRLENIEQPAALAGKVKIKVEWCGICGSDLHEYVAGPIFIPQDAPHPLTGEKAPIVMGHEFSGQVVEIGEGVTKIQVGDRVVVEPIFACGECAACKQGSYNLCDKMGFLGLAGGGGGFSEYVAADEHMVHKIPESVSFEQGALVEPSAVALYAVRQSQLKVGDKAVVFGAGPIGLLVIEALKASGASEIYAVELSEERKAKAEELGAIVIDPKTVDVVQELHKRTNGGVDVAYEVTGVPPVLTQAIESTKISGQIMIVSIFEKEAPIKPNNIVMKERNLTGIIGYRDVFPAVISLMEKGYFPADKLVTKRIKLEEVIEQGFEGLLKEKNQVKILVSPKA
- a CDS encoding AraC family transcriptional regulator is translated as MEANNTEDSTMEKQAELTRLIEQFSNQDGVQSTAIPSLHFVRSSVTTVPIYQVHKPALCIVAQGRKVVMLAEESYHYGTSDYLVVSVDLPISGQVIQASAKAPYLCLRLDFDPHQVLDLIKESNFSTSPVGDSRRGLYVSQTNLTLLDAVVRLVRLLEKPQDVPVLAPLVIREILYRILQGNQGESLKQLVMTGSHSNRIAEVIQRIKQDYDNPLRIEELAKLANMSASSLHRHFKEVTAMSPLQYQKQLRLQEARHLLLSESVDAADVGFQVGYESPSQFSREYARLFGLPPISDIKRLRMDQDQPTI
- a CDS encoding ArsR/SmtB family transcription factor gives rise to the protein MKDATDMQQAVKIYKALGEPTRLKIAFLLKEESDQCCSVLGEKLNSVAISTLSHHLKQMAESGLLTFRKEGTFIYYSLDIEVAQKYAPYLMT